One segment of Pontibacter akesuensis DNA contains the following:
- a CDS encoding DUF3267 domain-containing protein, with the protein MQEEQYEKVELAVSAGEANARALAFVLPILVLYITPYVLLWPEQFSLYALEQFFRDNGLRSLLFPLVLVLVFVVGAVVHELLHGLTWASFCKRGFKSIAYGVHWRHLAPYCHCKEVLPLRPYVLGGLMPGLVMGLLPALAGLLIGHLMLFLFGLFFSLAASGDLLVLWMLRHAKATDQVQDHPEKIGCYIYRKQV; encoded by the coding sequence ATGCAGGAGGAGCAGTACGAGAAAGTGGAGCTGGCTGTAAGCGCTGGGGAAGCCAACGCGCGGGCGCTTGCCTTTGTGCTGCCTATCCTGGTTCTGTACATCACGCCGTATGTGCTGCTGTGGCCGGAGCAATTCAGCCTGTACGCGCTGGAGCAATTCTTTAGAGACAACGGCTTGCGTTCATTACTTTTTCCGCTGGTGTTGGTGCTGGTTTTTGTAGTGGGGGCGGTGGTGCACGAACTGCTGCACGGCCTTACGTGGGCAAGCTTCTGCAAACGCGGCTTTAAGTCGATCGCGTATGGCGTGCATTGGCGGCACCTGGCGCCTTATTGCCACTGCAAAGAGGTATTGCCACTGCGGCCGTATGTGCTGGGCGGCCTTATGCCGGGACTGGTGATGGGGCTGTTGCCAGCGCTGGCAGGCCTGCTTATAGGGCACCTCATGCTGTTCCTGTTCGGTTTATTCTTTAGCCTGGCTGCCTCCGGCGATTTGCTGGTGCTCTGGATGCTGCGCCACGCAAAAGCAACCGACCAGGTGCAGGACCATCCGGAGAAGATTGGCTGCTATATTTACCGCAAACAAGTATAA
- a CDS encoding HAD family hydrolase: protein MMQQTNFDSIIFDLDGTLWDSTQTIADAWNAAATQFDFVEKRVTQEEIRKTAGMPYDAIYDKLFPNLNNAQREQLRTQSGKLELEYLQKQGGQLYPQLEETLQQLQPKYKLFIVSNCQSGYIETFLQFNNLKSYFTDIACFGDKRLPKGENIKAIVQRNNLQRPVYIGDTQGDYEASVQAGVPFILAGYGFGAVQAEVQEINSLSQLQELVKK, encoded by the coding sequence ATGATGCAACAAACGAACTTCGACAGTATAATCTTTGACCTGGACGGCACGCTCTGGGACTCCACCCAAACCATTGCCGATGCCTGGAATGCGGCCGCAACCCAGTTTGACTTTGTGGAAAAAAGGGTAACCCAGGAGGAAATCCGCAAAACGGCCGGCATGCCCTATGACGCGATCTACGACAAGCTTTTCCCGAACCTGAACAATGCGCAGCGGGAGCAACTCCGGACGCAAAGCGGCAAACTGGAACTGGAGTACCTGCAAAAGCAGGGCGGGCAGCTCTATCCGCAACTGGAGGAGACGCTGCAGCAACTACAACCGAAGTATAAACTCTTTATTGTGAGCAATTGCCAGAGCGGCTACATCGAAACTTTCCTGCAGTTTAACAACCTGAAATCATACTTCACCGATATCGCGTGCTTTGGCGATAAGCGGTTGCCGAAAGGAGAGAATATCAAAGCTATTGTGCAGCGCAATAACCTGCAGCGCCCCGTGTACATCGGCGATACCCAGGGCGACTACGAGGCCAGCGTGCAGGCCGGGGTGCCGTTTATACTTGCAGGGTACGGTTTTGGTGCCGTGCAGGCCGAGGTGCAGGAAATCAATAGCCTTTCCCAACTGCAGGAACTGGTGAAAAAATAA
- a CDS encoding M50 family metallopeptidase yields MSFPVPAVKSSKWLVFLLLLLSGMAAGFFCGAFIADFFASDEKSLPLPYKLCIVLWLPIAFILPVALHELGHVAAGLLLGFRFRSYTVMIFHFYKEDERLKFKLIANNAKSFLGLALCLPPSGLNRNELTRRFAWYAFGGPAANFILGGTLLVPYFLSWSEIGKATPVTYTLATFALLCGVISLLLFLINIIPNKSGGFYTDGARILNVLRGGDQAFLDSAILSVMAASMGGAPPEELDEALLEEAAALPVESIFINYCHAYLYNLNLQRNQLAKARHHLRVYAAAVAQLPAMAQGSVWLELAFFEAMNGDLELAKEHYAKAVPSPFLTRDMFLRAEAAIALKEATFAQAQSLALEAQANLKHNPDKGAAKAYHRWLNQIVQEAELGVKNTYQAV; encoded by the coding sequence ATGAGCTTTCCTGTACCTGCTGTTAAAAGTTCTAAGTGGCTTGTTTTCCTGCTGTTGCTGCTTTCAGGTATGGCCGCAGGCTTTTTCTGTGGTGCTTTTATTGCCGATTTCTTCGCCTCGGATGAAAAGAGCCTGCCGCTGCCTTACAAGCTATGCATTGTGCTCTGGCTACCCATTGCCTTCATACTTCCCGTGGCCCTGCACGAGTTAGGGCACGTGGCCGCGGGGTTGCTTCTGGGCTTCAGGTTTCGGTCCTACACCGTTATGATTTTCCATTTTTACAAAGAGGATGAGCGCCTGAAGTTTAAATTGATTGCCAACAACGCCAAAAGCTTCCTGGGACTGGCGCTGTGCCTGCCTCCAAGCGGGCTGAACAGAAATGAGCTTACCCGCAGGTTTGCCTGGTATGCCTTTGGAGGTCCTGCTGCCAACTTTATACTTGGTGGCACGCTGCTCGTGCCCTACTTCCTGTCTTGGTCTGAGATAGGCAAGGCAACGCCCGTAACGTACACTTTGGCGACATTCGCGCTGCTGTGCGGGGTTATCTCGCTACTGCTTTTCCTGATAAACATCATACCAAACAAATCTGGCGGGTTCTATACCGACGGAGCGCGGATTCTTAACGTATTGCGTGGCGGTGATCAGGCTTTTCTCGATTCAGCTATCTTGTCGGTGATGGCTGCATCAATGGGGGGAGCGCCTCCCGAGGAACTGGACGAAGCCTTGCTGGAAGAGGCGGCAGCCCTGCCGGTAGAGAGCATCTTCATAAACTACTGCCATGCGTACCTTTACAATCTAAACCTGCAGCGTAACCAGCTAGCTAAGGCCAGGCACCACCTGCGGGTATACGCGGCGGCTGTCGCGCAATTGCCGGCCATGGCTCAGGGGAGCGTTTGGCTGGAACTGGCATTTTTCGAGGCGATGAACGGCGATCTGGAACTGGCAAAAGAACACTATGCAAAGGCGGTCCCTTCGCCATTCCTCACCAGGGATATGTTTTTGCGTGCTGAGGCGGCCATCGCGTTAAAAGAGGCTACCTTTGCACAGGCACAGAGTCTGGCTTTGGAAGCACAGGCAAACCTGAAACACAACCCTGACAAAGGTGCTGCGAAGGCGTATCACCGTTGGCTCAACCAGATTGTTCAGGAAGCAGAACTGGGTGTGAAAAACACTTATCAGGCTGTTTAG